Proteins encoded in a region of the Stieleria neptunia genome:
- a CDS encoding IS1182 family transposase encodes MNNPSIATQRGQARTNRPERTQIEMRMLSLDQLVASDHRVRLVWDYCQSLDLSPFYEPIKSLQGTRGRNPIDPRILFALWFYATLEGITSARRIAELTTRDFCYLWICGGVTVNYHTLSDFRTKHTEELEQLLSDSITVLLNEKLITLETIGQDGMRVRASAGSSSFRSEPTLQRMQEEAEKYLKELNEQSEQENQAEVSAAEQAARQRAAEERLERIKAAQDNLEELERRRREKKSRKSKSTPRASTTDPEAVRMKMGDGGFRPAFNVQFATDGQTRIVVGVDVNNQGSDMGQMLPVYESVCSTYGVVPGQYIVDGGFIKAADIDALDAAGTTVYGAVQGAEKAVADGKTPYQAKPTDSDAMGRFRERMGTEEAQAIYQQRPSIAEFPNAECRNRGLNQFSVRGQRKALGQTLWHVLVNNFNRFQHLGFLPHLMGEHSAPPASS; translated from the coding sequence ATGAATAATCCAAGCATCGCTACTCAGCGTGGCCAAGCTCGTACCAACCGGCCCGAACGAACTCAGATCGAGATGCGGATGCTCTCGCTGGACCAACTCGTCGCCAGTGATCATCGCGTGCGATTGGTTTGGGACTACTGCCAATCGCTGGATCTGTCCCCCTTCTATGAACCGATCAAATCACTCCAAGGAACACGTGGGCGAAACCCCATCGATCCCAGGATTCTCTTCGCTCTGTGGTTCTACGCCACCCTCGAAGGAATCACCAGCGCGCGGCGAATCGCGGAGCTTACCACGCGTGATTTTTGTTACCTGTGGATCTGCGGCGGAGTAACAGTCAACTACCATACGCTGAGTGATTTTCGCACGAAGCACACTGAAGAACTGGAACAACTGCTAAGTGATTCAATCACCGTATTGCTCAACGAAAAACTGATCACGCTTGAGACGATTGGCCAGGATGGTATGCGTGTGCGTGCTTCGGCGGGCAGCAGTTCGTTTCGATCCGAGCCGACGCTGCAACGGATGCAGGAGGAAGCGGAGAAGTATCTCAAAGAACTCAACGAGCAATCCGAGCAAGAGAACCAAGCCGAAGTCTCGGCCGCGGAGCAAGCCGCACGACAGCGTGCCGCCGAAGAACGGCTCGAACGCATCAAAGCCGCTCAAGACAACCTTGAGGAGCTTGAACGCCGTCGCCGGGAAAAGAAGTCTCGCAAAAGCAAATCAACTCCGCGAGCCTCGACGACGGACCCCGAAGCGGTACGGATGAAGATGGGCGATGGCGGCTTTCGTCCGGCGTTTAATGTGCAGTTTGCCACCGATGGGCAGACTCGAATCGTTGTCGGCGTGGACGTGAACAACCAAGGCAGTGACATGGGCCAGATGCTTCCGGTCTATGAGTCAGTGTGTTCGACGTATGGTGTCGTGCCAGGACAGTACATAGTCGATGGTGGTTTTATCAAAGCTGCGGATATCGACGCGTTGGATGCCGCTGGGACGACGGTCTATGGTGCTGTTCAGGGTGCTGAGAAAGCCGTCGCCGATGGTAAAACTCCCTATCAAGCGAAGCCCACTGACAGCGACGCGATGGGGCGTTTTCGCGAACGGATGGGGACAGAGGAAGCTCAAGCGATCTACCAGCAACGTCCCTCCATTGCGGAATTCCCCAACGCGGAGTGTCGCAACCGTGGGCTGAATCAATTTAGCGTTCGCGGCCAGCGCAAAGCCCTTGGGCAAACACTGTGGCATGTGCTGGTGAACAACTTCAATCGCTTCCAACATCTGGGCTTTTTACCGCATTTAATGGGGGAGCATAGCGCGCCGCCTGCTTCAAGTTGA